The following proteins are encoded in a genomic region of Tenebrio molitor chromosome 7, icTenMoli1.1, whole genome shotgun sequence:
- the LOC138134423 gene encoding uncharacterized protein, translating to MVGFATLLILVVQATLGTSFVLTPRAGCSISPSNLDPEPIIVSGNFQFLYAEPDATSISLNAGETVIISCPGGTLSAGSTKLDATVSAVCESGTEFTIDGKTVDFNNIECSRNPFHTARYTGKSCEAGGKEIEVGFVLSDDTFAREILICFDEANLNSLYSTYDLTRSIGNHESGVARPSFIEDDFYNLDRKVNDLYVRGGQQATINGLLGLSASSTKYIEDSSDYFLSRGHLTAKADFVYGPQQTATFHYVNAAPQWQTFNGDNWNTLEADVRDYAEENELDLKVYTGTYGVSTLPHEDTKEEIPLYLYVDDNGNKAIPVPELYWKVVYNPETKQGVALLGVNNPYQTDVTKSVICKDISSQINWLNWKPTDQKAGYSYACEVDDLRKSVTYLPEFEVQGLLL from the exons ATGGTCGGGTTTGCCACCTTGCTAATTCTTGTGGTCCAAGCCACACTTGGCACATCTTTTGTCTTGACACCTAGAGCAG GTTGCAGCATTTCTCCGTCAAACCTAGACCCCGAACCGATCATCGTTTCCGGCAACTTCCAGTTCCTTTACGCCGAGCCGGACGCAACTTCAATATCCCTAAATGCCGGCGAAACCGTCATAATTTCATGCCCAGGAGGTACACTGTCCGCGGGATCGACTAAATTGGACGCCACTGTGTCCGCAGTGTGCGAATCCGGCACAGAATTCACCATCGACGGCAAAACCGTCGATTTCAACAACATCGAGTGCTCTAGGAACCCGTTCCATACCGCTAGGTACACAGGGAAATCGTGCGAAGCTGGCGGCAAAGAAATCGAAGTAGGTTTCGTCCTAAGCGACGACACCTTTGCGCGagaaattcttatttgtttcgACGAGGCAAACCTAAATTCCTTGTACTCCACTTACGACCTGACCCGATCCATCGGCAACCACGAGAGCGGTGTCGCCAGACCCAGCTTCATAGAAGACGACTTCTACAACCTAGACCGAAAGGTGAACGATTTGTACGTTCGAGGCGGGCAGCAGGCGACAATCAACGGGTTGTTGGGTCTTTCTGCCTCTTCGACCAAATACATCGAAGACAGCAGCGACTATTTTCTTTCGCGAGGACATCTCACGGCTAAAGCTGACTTCGTTTACGGCCCACAACAAACTGCTACTTTCCACTACGTCAACGCTGCTCCTCAATGGCAGACCTTCAACGGCGACAACTGGAACACTCTCGAAGCAGACGTGAGGGATTACGCCGAAGAGAACGAACTAGACTTGAAAGTCTACACTGGGACCTACGGAGTGTCGACGCTGCCTCATGAAGACACGAAAGAAGAGATACCTCTCTATTTGTATGTCGATGACAATGGCAATAAGGCCATTCCAGTTCCGGAACTTTACTGGAAAGTTGTCTACAATCCAGAAACCAAGCAAGGAGTGGCTCTGCTAGGTGTTAACAATCCCTACCAAACAGACGTCACGAAGAGTGTAATTTGCAAAGATATTTCTTCGCAAATCAATTGGTTGAACTGGAAGCCCACAGAccaaaaagctggctactcgTACGCGTGTGAGGTCGACGATTTGAGAAAAAGTGTAACATATTTGCCAGAGTTTGAAGTCCAAGGATTgttgttgtaa